One Solea senegalensis isolate Sse05_10M linkage group LG13, IFAPA_SoseM_1, whole genome shotgun sequence DNA segment encodes these proteins:
- the si:dkey-175m17.7 gene encoding uncharacterized protein si:dkey-175m17.7, with protein sequence MPPLPLDERIVVIQRPKNLTLCESSPQTIQHHSSQISASVNGQVNHPPHLHSSQSHFSSPSCKSLTLECKRRSLRVQKSKGDQPVIPAGARHNPSHCHSNGTVTLDPRLPSHTHTIDIRVSVDKRGREGGASNSLGRSGSVKGGRGKCTFTQLDQGQCKQKTGTTERPGGAEYKSQRSRQLSTFPGGVLQFVPAQAQQHQLRSEKEKENTKFHTRSDQEFPSLGHKKNSKLGTVHQSHNSNSLPYQRNSVPVPHAAILNSNYPTSPPSQSTHAPISFQQLSQPQPSRPRDHRPHILRGLPLSPCSSHAGGFPSPDHTCTIDCTHPFSCGCWRLVRCRGCKANSASCQGGGGSSSTSFSGVHNVGGLKKGGKEMGLRNLGGCLSTASTSNTSSSNSTVSDCRANLFKPVRCTSCSSEARNFESPAVLRKKLVGGCLPCTPLSSSAPLRAIQSCVTGCNPKSSQTGSSTCSYCSSDPIVVTYNPRRGKPPGRGFGAAQSMGMFQADDDDYSVRTIWPEELAKKMTHSKAQRNHCAGVGTGVGRPNPSQAQNGSNGTGLVLLDCQNLQYAQAQLTDHAGRRRLQQGRMAALDFMGSRSGPRYDEGQNSLKRLLNKGEDGGMDDDSEQDEDAAYPPRSPSPHSASPPSPVSFSPPPSAPSTLIKPKPWQRDREGGHSLPTAQSLHLALNSLNREQEEEKSRMHLSLPLSSSLPASLSDESVMTPDAENAVISPILPFLYLGNERDAQDLDLLLRLNIGYVVNVTTHLPLYHVNSGLRYKRLPATDNSKQNLRQYFEEVFEFIEEAYQSGQGVLVHCQAGVSRSATVVIAYLMKHTLMTMTDAYKYVRSRRPVVSPNLNFMGQLLEFERDLNSGVTPRILMPKLNGVETQV encoded by the exons ATGCCTCCCCTCCCTCTTGACGAGCGCATAGTGGTCATTCAGCGCCCCAAAAACTTAACCCTGTGTGAGAGTTCCCCACAAACCATCCAGCATCATTCCTCTCAAATATCAGCTTCTGTCAATGGACAAGTCAACCACCCTCCTCATCTCCACTCGTCACAGTCCCATTTCTCTTCACCTTCCTGTAAGTCACTGACTCTGGAATGCAAGCGCAGATCTTTGCGTGTGCAGAAATCCAAAGGCGACCAGCCTGTCATCCCAGCGGGTGCAAGACACAACCCCAGTCACTGCCATAGCAATGGAACAGTAACGCTTGACCCACGGCTGCCctcccacacgcacacaattGATATCAGGGTGAGTGTGGACAAAAGAGGACGAGAGGGAGGAGCCAGTAACTCATTAGGGCGCAGCGGGAGTGTAAAAGGTGGCAGAGGGAAATGTACCTTCACACAGTTGGATCAAGGACAATGCAAGCAAAAGACTGGAACCACAGAGAGGCCAGGTGGTGCTGAATACAAGTCACAGCGAAGTCGTCAGCTGTCGACTTTCCCCGGAGGGGTCCTACAATTCGTACCCGCTCAGGCTCAGCAGCATCAGCTCAGGAGtgaaaaggagaaggaaaacacaaagtttCATACCAGAAGTGACCAAGAATTTCCCTCTCTAGGTCACAAGAAGAATTCCAAACTGGGAACTGTTCATCAAAGCCATAATAGTAACAGCCTGCCCTACCAACGCAACTCTGTCCCTGTGCCCCATGCTGCCATCTTAAATTCAAACTACCCCACATCCCCTCCCTCCCAGTCTACCCATGCCCCAATTTCCTTTCAGCAACTCAGCCAGCCACAGCCATCCCGCCCCAGGGATCACCGCCCCCACATTCTTCGTGGTCTTCCCCTCTCCCCCTGCTCTTCCCATGCCGGAGGCTTCCCCAGCCCTGACCACACCTGTACCATTGACTGCACCCATCCATTCAGTTGTGGCTGCTGGAGGTTGGTAAGATGCAGAGGGTGTAAGGCAAACTCTGCCAGCTGCCAGGGAGGTGGAGGAAGCTCTTCCACCTCATTTTCTGGTGTTCATAATGTTGGAGGATTGAAGAAAGGAGGCAAGGAAATGGGCCTGAGAAATCTAGGTGGGTGTCTCTCCACTGCCTCGACCTCCAACACCTCCTCTTCTAATAGCACTGTGTCTGACTGCCGAGCAAATCTATTCAAACCTGTCCGCTGCACCTCCTGCTCCAGTGAGGCCAGAAACTTTGAGAGTCCTGCCGTCCTTCGCAAAAAACTGGTTGGGGGATGTCTGCCCTGTACCCCTTTGTCCTCTTCAGCTCCTCTCCGGGCAATTCAGAGCTGTGTCACAGGATGCAACCCCAAATCCTCTCAGACTGGTAGTTCCACCTGCAGTTACTGCAGCAGTGACCCCATAGTCGTCACATATAACCCTCGTCGAGGAAAACCTCCAGGAAGAGGCTTTGGAGCGGCTCAGTCAATGGGTATGTTCCAAGCCGATGATGATGACTACAGTGTGCGTACGATCTGGCCTGAAGAACTAGCCAAGAAGATGACCCATTCTAAAGCCCAAAGGAATCACTGTGCTGGGGTGGGAACTGGGGTAGGGAGGCCCAATCCAAGCCAGGCCCAAAATGGCAGTAATGGAACAGGCCTTGTCCTCTTGGACTGTCAAAACCTCCAATATGCACAGGCTCAGCTCACAGATCATGCTGGCCGGCGGCGGCTGCAGCAGGGACGTATGGCTGCCCTTGATTTTATGGGTAGTAGGTCAGGACCTAGGTATGATGAAGGCCAGAACTCACTGAAGAGACTTTTGAAtaaaggagaagatggaggaatGGATGATGATTCAGAGCAAGATGAAGATGCAGCATATCCTCCTCGGTCCCCTTCTCCCCACTCTGCATCCCCGCCATCACCTGTGTCCTTTTCACCTCCACCATCTGCCCCCAGCACACTCATCAAACCAAAACCCTGGCaaagagacagggagggaggacaCTCTTTGCCCACAGCTCAGTCTCTGCACCTTGCCCTGAACTCCCTGAACCGAGagcaagaagaggagaagagcagAA TGCACCTTTCTTTGCCACTTTCCTCGTCCTTGCCTGCATCTCTATCTGATGAGAGTGTGATGACTCCTGACGCAGAGAACGCTGTGATCAGCCCCATCCTGCCATTCCTGTATCTGGGGAATGAAAGAGACGCTCAAGACCTGGACCTGCTGCTGCGCCTCAACATTGGCTACGTGGTCAACGTGACCACACACCTTCCCCTCTACCATGTCAACTCTGGACTGCGCTACAAAAGGCTGCCGGCCACCGACAACAGCAAGCAAAACCTTCGACAGTACTTTGAGGAGGTTTTTGAATTCATTG agGAGGCATATCAGAGTGGACAGGGAGTGTTGGTACACTGCCAAGCCGGTGTGTCCCGTTCTGCAACCGTCGTTATCGCCTACCTTATGAAGCACACCCTCATGACAATGACAGATGCCTACAAATATGTGCGGAGCCGTCGCCCCGTGGTTTCTCCAAATCTAAACTTTATGGGCCAGCTTTTGGAGTTTGAGAGGGACCTCAACTCTGGGGTGACTCCTCGTATCCTGATGCCTAAACTTAACGGTGTGGAGACACAGGTGTGA